A segment of the Bombus huntii isolate Logan2020A chromosome 14, iyBomHunt1.1, whole genome shotgun sequence genome:
ATCCATTTTAGCAAACCTACAGTTGCCTATGAAAAAGTGGTCCCTCGAGGATGACAGTGATGAAGAAACGCCTGTTGTCCAAAATAGCAACAAGGAATGCAAAGAAGACGGAGAAACGAAAGAGCAAGTGGAACAAGTTAAAGAAGAAGCTAAAtgcgacgaagaagaagtcgATCCCCTTGATGCCTTTATGGCAGAagtatgtatacgtataccGGGTTAAGCCACGTGTACATTGTACGTGTATGTGTTGCGGGCAAAAGGTTTGCAAATGATTTTGTTCGAATAGGTTCAAGAGGAAGTTCGTAAGGTGAACAAACTCGATAGCAAAGGTGGAAAGAATGCGAATAACGGCACAGGGACGGGAGGTACTCAGAGCGGTGGCGTTGTTATCGTCACCGGTGTAGCCAAAAAGAAAGTGCAGAAGCAAAAGGGTGAACTGATCGAACAGAATCAAGACGGTCTTGAATATTCCAGCGAAGAGGAAGGTGAAAATCTTCACGAAACAGCTGCTGGCATCGCGAACAAGCAGAAGCGAGAATTAGCCAAAGTTGATCATGCAACGACCGAGTATCAACCGTTCAGAAAATCATTCTACGTTGAAGTACCTGAGATCGGTAAGATCGACTACCTGTTGGGATATTGTTTGCGTGACATTCGATCTTTCATTAATGATTcgcgtttaatttatttagcGAGAATGACGTCGGAAGAAGTGGAAGCGTACAAAGAGGAGTTAGAAGGTATTCGCGTGAAAGGCAAAGGTTGTCCGAAGCCCATTAAATCATGGGCACAGTGTGGCGTCACGAAGAAAGAGTTGGAGGTGTTGAAGAAACTCGGTTACGAGAAACCAACCCCTATTCAATGTCAAGCCATTCCGGCGATCATGTCTGGCCGTGATTTGATAGGTATAGCAAAGACAGGCAGTGGGAAAACGTTAGCCTTCTTGCTACCAATGTTCAGGCATATTCTCGATCAGCCTCCATTGGCAGACGGTGATGGTCCGATCGCGTTGATTATGACGCCAACTAGAGAATTGTGCATGCAAATCGGTAGAGACTCGAAAAAGTTCACAAAGTCTCTGGGGCTGTCCCATGTCTGCGTTTACGGTGGAACCGGTATATCGGAACAGATAGCCGAGCTAAAGAGAGGCGCCGAAATAATCGTTTGTACGCCAGGTAGAATGATCGATATGCTAGCCGCTAACAGCGGAAGGGTGACAAACCTGCGCAGAGTAACGTACGTGGTTCTTGATGAAGCGGATAGAATGTTCGACATGGGTTTCGAGCCGCAGGTCATGCGTATTATGGAAAACGTTCGGCCAGATCGGCAAACTGTACTGTTCAGCGCGACATTCCCTCGACAAATGGAAGCATTAGCAAGAAGAATTCTAACCAGACCTGTAGAGGTTCAGGTCGGAGGACGATCGATCGTTTGTAAGGATGTCGAACAGCACGTGGTAGTTCTCGAGGAAGATCAAAAGTTTTACAAGTTACTTGAAATCCTTGGTCACTATCAAGATAAAGGTTCCGCTATAATATTCGTCGACAAGCAGGAGAACGCAGACACCTTACTCAAGGATCTGATGAAAGCCTCTTATTCCTGTATGTCGCTTCACGGAGGTATCGACCAGTGCGATAGAGACTCGactatattggatttcaaggCTGGCAGGACAAAGTTATTAGTCGCAACGTCAGTGGCGGCCAGAGGTCTGGACGTGAAGCATCTCGTACTCGTGGTGAATTACGACTGCCCGAATCACTACGAGGATTACGTGCACAGATGTGGAAGAACAGGAAGAGCTGGGAACAAGGGGTAAGTTCTCTGTACTTTTCCAGCTGTAACATTTATGTTATTTATCGTTCGAACGATAAACAAACGGAGGATTACCTTTTGTCTACAGGTACGCGTACACTTTTATCACATCGGAGCAAGAACGTTACGCGGGTGATATTTTACGTGCTCACGAATTAGCGGGTGTCCCCGTTCCGGAACCGTTGCGTCAACTATGGGAGGGATACAAAGCTCGACAAGCGGCAGACGGGAAGAAGGTTCACACAGGAGGCGGTTTCAGTGGTAAAGGATTCAAATTTGACGAATCGGAGGCAGCGTTGGCCAACGAAAAGAAGAAGTTCCAAAAGGCAGCTCTGGGATTACAAGATTCCGATGACGAGGACATAGAGAACGACATCGATCAACAAATAGAGAGCATGCTTGCTCCAAAGAGGACGGTTCGTGAAATCGCCAGACCTTCCGCCACCAATATCGCGGTTCCTGGTCAGCCTGTAGCTAGCGCGACTGACAAGTTGGAGTTGGCTAGGCGACTGGCGTCTAAGATCAACATTGCGAAGAATCTAGGTGCAGAGGCGAAGGGTGCAACACAGCAAGCAGCCGAAGCTATACTTAAAGGCGCTGGCCCCACCAATCTTATTACAGCGAAAACGGTTGCCGAACAGCTGGCTGCCAAGTTGAACACGAAATTGAATTACCAACCTCGCGAAGAGGATCTAGTGGAAAGCGACGCAGAGGCTGGCGAACAAACGTTCCGCAAATACGAGGAGGAATTGGAGATCAACGACTTCCCGCAGCAGGCTAGGTGGCGAGTTACAAGCAAGGAAGCTCTTGCTCAGATCTCGGAGTACTCCGAAGCCGGTCTCACGGTTAGAGGGACTTACATCGCACCCGGTAAAGCACCACCGGAAGGAGAGAGGAAGTTGTACCTCGCCATCGAATCTACCAGCGAGCTAGCAGTCAGCAAGGCCAAAGCAGAAGTTTCGCGTTTGATCAAGGAAGAGCTGATCAAGTTACAGGCGTCCGGAGCGCATACCGCATCTCGCGGTCGTTACAAGGTTTTGTAAAAATGGAAAAGTGGAATGTCTTTCGTTGTACATGCGATGCACGGGATCCTACGCACTGTAGCATATACGCAACTTCGACGAATAACGTGCGAGTAAAATTAGAGATTTATTAAACTTACAGAAAGTCTCTGCGAAACACTTTGTATTTAACGGTACAATAATGTTCAAAAGAGCTGCTTGACGGTTTACGGAGTACCGATTCAGTGAACGAAAGTATTTGCCAGCGGTCCAAATTGATTAACCatcgtaattaaataattaagattTTCGAACAAAAGGCACGCGAAACTCACATTGTGGGACAagagaataaataatttgggCCGCTCGACAGACTTGACCTTTTTTATCCATTGTATTATTGTATTCACGgagaatataacgtaacgaTCAATCGCCACTTTGTTTTGGTAACTTAAGTCAGGACTGAAACTTTATTTACAGCTTACAACGGCCAGCATAATCATCCTTTAACGATCGTTTAGCGGCGTATTCCTGCCTGGGTAATTATGTGTCTTTGTACATGTTCCACGTACTCCGTTTTCTTTGGCAATATTAAAAGATAGACGAAAAATACACGCTACTTTTCTGTACGTTACGTTAGGCACTAGAGGAATCACAGTCATGGACTCGACGATACCGCGACGAACGGTAACGCCGCTAGGTAAAAGAAATGCTTTAACGCGTTTGAAAAATGCGACGAACGAATCGGCCGTTTATCGCGATCAGCCGACGTGTCTCCTATACGCTTGTACGTTTCCGTATGTGTCTCGGTTGTCACGAAACTATAGCGTAAAGGAGAATTGCAAGTAAGAGCCGCGCAGCGTTTCCCCCGATGGTCATGGCACTTGATATGTAGCTATGAGCAATTTCCGCTCTGGTGAGCGCGCCTAACAGTACTTCCGTCGTGATCCTGGGGCTCCTCTCCGAAATTCTGGTAACTAGTTTCTCAGTCTCAGCCACGCAAGCTCGTAGCTGCAGCGGCGAAGGTCTCTTCGACGTAGGCTGTACTATAACGAATATGTCGAGGTCTGGCGTCATCATGCCTCGAAGAACGCACTGTGCCACTTGGATCTGTCGTGCTAGAGCTGACAAGAGGACCTCGAGCGCGACCGAATCTTTGTCCACGTCCTCGTCCATCGTGTAGTATATCCTATCCAACtgaaaatgaacaaaaatcGGAGAATAAGAATGGTGGCTAATTGGCGTTGCGCAACGCTATGTGTAAAAGGTAAaaagggagagggagagagaataACGTACCTGTTTTTtagaataaaagagcttagcCGCCCCACCGCAGACAGGACAACAGGCACCGGGGGGTGTGACTCCAACGCAGTATGGCTCGATTAACCGAGGACATTGTACTAAATCGCCGCAACGAGGCTTGGCTTGATCACCTATCAACCCGACAGCCACGCAACGACCAAAGTAATCCACCACCGTCCTTTCCGCCCACGCTGCGCACTCGTTCGCGTAGATCTCTCCGTTGGTACCGCAAACGGGACCACGTAAGCTACACCCTTCTAGACAATGTCCTCTGTAGCCCAAACTGGCCCCAGATCGAATCATGGCGCACATGGAGCGATGTTGGCGGTTTTCCTTGTCGCAAACCGGACCGTTGGCCTCGTCTCGGGGATCGCAATCGAGAGGTACGCATTCGTATTGGCGACAAGATTTCTGAAGCCTGGACAAGCACACTCTGGTTCTCGGGACGCATTTTTCCGTGCTGTCGCAAGGATTGGACGCGCACGGGTCGCGAGAGGAACAGCTACCGAATTCTACTTCGTTCGCGGACATCTCGGAACACTTTGCCAGACAACCGGATGCAAAAGTGAAGCCTAATCTTCCACAAACGGGGACGTAATGAGCCGGACAGTCACAGGGCAACGAAGGTACGCGTATCTCGCCGCAATTCTTCTTCGAACACGTGAACTCGCCCTCGAAACAGTGACAGGGATTACATTCCAGATAGAAGTTGGCTTTGTGAGCGACGAAACGGTCATGCACCCAGCAAGAGTTGAATTTGTAGCAGTTTAAGGTTCTGCATTTCTCCAAACCGTGGACCGTGCATTGGCAGATTCGCAGACAACCCTGTTGGTCGTACCTTGGTATCTGTACCCAGGATCCCACGGGTACCAACTGTTTCGACATTTCTCCGAGAGAACAAGCTGGTAGACAACGGTACGCCTGTCGGGTGAAATGAAGCAGCTGGCAGATTTCACCGTGAGCGCAAGGGTTACTCCTACAAGGAGTGACGATGTCCTCCTCGAGGCGAATCACCGACTCGTTATCTTGGGCATCCTCTAAAAAGGGTCTCAGAGAAACGCAAGAGGCATCGGATCTAGCTGGCGAGAGCTTGGCGCACAATGTGGCTGCCGTATGGGGACCGTTAATGGCCGACCAGTCCACGCAACTGGCCATCAGTTCGAGGCAATCTTCTCGACAAAGTCTCGTCTCGTGGATTCTGGCTTCGCACGGTCTCAGCTGCAATAAGCACGCGGCTGCGCGTAAAGTTTCCGGCGGGCAGGAAGCGGCGGCTCGAACAGGCACACCTAATCCACGAACGATTCCACCTCTGGCCCAGTGATCAGCTTCCAATTTAGCTGCCTCGTCAGCCGCGGCCGAACAACTCCTACGGAGCAACGAAAAGGAGGAAATAGAGGATAGAAGTGGAATAAGAATAGCAGTGGGACAAAGCAATGGAAGCAGGTTTGGCCGCGGTCCAAACCGAAACGCGCCGAGTTCCTACCTAAAGAGTGTCGTCGACCTGTCGTTGAATCGGGTGCAATAGGACAGCCCGGAGCAGCCCATTTCGCACGGATCGTCGGTATCCTCGAGACACCGTCTCAGTTCTCCTTCCAGGCTGGACGACAGGCACTCTGCGTCGAGTTGAAGCCACGCGGACTCCCAGTCCGCTTGGAACGCTCTCCAGCACAGATTCTGGCACGATGGCTTGGTTGCTTTGGTGCAGCACGACAATTTGCCCGCATCTAGAGGTAGGCGAGCTGGCTTCGACGAGCCAGACTTGAGCAGACAACTCCAAAACGGCGACTGAGGTAGAACCGGTCTGCACTTGTCCGTCAACGCGTCCATGATCTCTTGGTCGGTCGTCGCCGTATGCAGGATCTTCCTGCACGTTTCGAGACAGGCTGGGCTGCTAGCCACGTTGCAGCAATGCAGATCTATAGTGTCAACGTGTCGAGACGATTGGCGGATTCAGAGTtacaagagagagagagagagagagagagagagagagagagagacgagaCGAGACTTAATAATCGTCAACTTCTACTTACGTTGTTTCGGATCTTCGGCGTGTTTCGCCTCGGCCACGGTTTTCAAGCACCTTGGAATCTGATGGAAGCATCCCTTGCTACTGTACAACTTGAGATTTGAAATCTTTCCGGGCTTGTAGAACAAATCCTGGCAAATTGTTCTGCAGGTGTCGTCGGATACGTTGCTGCAACAGTGTTCAGCTTCCTCTCGCTTTTCCAAACAGGAGAAGAATTCAGGCTCGTCGCTCGGCCGGCAGGATACGTTCAGATCCCTTCTGGATCCGGAGAGAGCGCACGTTGATCGGCATATTGGATTCAGCGCTAAGTGACAGCAACCCCTGCCAGTCCAATTCTCGTATCTCTTTACCTCTGTCGGGACAAAACTAGTTAACAATTTTGCGTTGCTGCGAAACGGATGTTAGCAAGATCGAGTCGAGATACTCTCACCGTTCAGAGTCATGTTGACGCAGCCCCAGAATACCATCTGAAaggaagaataaggaaaaGTTGAAGCTGAGGGACTAATccacagagagagagagagagagagagagagagagagagagaagaaaaaaaagagagaaaagaaagaaaatgaaaaccGAGTGGAGAAACGTAAGGAGAAGGTAAGCGTATCGCCAGAGTCTTTTGTAACGCGAATCTGTCCATCTCTTGCAGTCCCGCGTCCCTTTTCTCTCGAATCGCTAACGCTAACGTATTGTCGCGGGCATCGTTTCAGATTCGACACCGTCTCCGACTGTCGGCTATGGATTAAAAGGATCGATTAAACACACGGCTTACCAGCTCGAGGGAACAGAACTCCAGCAAGCGTCGCGTCGCGTTCTCCCTTGCCTCTGCTTCTGCTCCCAACGCCACCAGCGAGATCTGAAAGCACCGCTGCCGTCAACGTTCtcctcttcctttctttttttttttttttttctccaaTTTTTGTTCGAACGTCTACCGTACAGAGATGGATGGGAAAAAATTGGAAGGATTCGTGGGAAgtggaaaggaagaaaaaacgGGACAGCTGTATATCTATCGATGGGAATTTCCGCGATTACGAATGCAAGG
Coding sequences within it:
- the LOC126873498 gene encoding probable ATP-dependent RNA helicase DDX46, translating into MVRSSDKDRHHRRRSRSRSRSRSATPEKKRRRSRSRDRDRERDKGRHRERRSRSRDRDRDRRDRSERDRDRDRKRGDSKEKRLTGSKSSRSGKDRSNRSRSRERKEKEKGDSDELPFDHTKLDKEEEQKRLELEMQKRRERIERWRAERKKKELEATKKDGKASILANLQLPMKKWSLEDDSDEETPVVQNSNKECKEDGETKEQVEQVKEEAKCDEEEVDPLDAFMAEVQEEVRKVNKLDSKGGKNANNGTGTGGTQSGGVVIVTGVAKKKVQKQKGELIEQNQDGLEYSSEEEGENLHETAAGIANKQKRELAKVDHATTEYQPFRKSFYVEVPEIARMTSEEVEAYKEELEGIRVKGKGCPKPIKSWAQCGVTKKELEVLKKLGYEKPTPIQCQAIPAIMSGRDLIGIAKTGSGKTLAFLLPMFRHILDQPPLADGDGPIALIMTPTRELCMQIGRDSKKFTKSLGLSHVCVYGGTGISEQIAELKRGAEIIVCTPGRMIDMLAANSGRVTNLRRVTYVVLDEADRMFDMGFEPQVMRIMENVRPDRQTVLFSATFPRQMEALARRILTRPVEVQVGGRSIVCKDVEQHVVVLEEDQKFYKLLEILGHYQDKGSAIIFVDKQENADTLLKDLMKASYSCMSLHGGIDQCDRDSTILDFKAGRTKLLVATSVAARGLDVKHLVLVVNYDCPNHYEDYVHRCGRTGRAGNKGYAYTFITSEQERYAGDILRAHELAGVPVPEPLRQLWEGYKARQAADGKKVHTGGGFSGKGFKFDESEAALANEKKKFQKAALGLQDSDDEDIENDIDQQIESMLAPKRTVREIARPSATNIAVPGQPVASATDKLELARRLASKINIAKNLGAEAKGATQQAAEAILKGAGPTNLITAKTVAEQLAAKLNTKLNYQPREEDLVESDAEAGEQTFRKYEEELEINDFPQQARWRVTSKEALAQISEYSEAGLTVRGTYIAPGKAPPEGERKLYLAIESTSELAVSKAKAEVSRLIKEELIKLQASGAHTASRGRYKVL
- the LOC126873499 gene encoding reversion-inducing cysteine-rich protein with Kazal motifs isoform X1, whose translation is MVSVIVMDLETRPRFHGNARYSTMLVIGLSTVMLTVIVVATPFLDAVQEMSCCSLATGSCRNVCSKISLVALGAEAEARENATRRLLEFCSLELMVFWGCVNMTLNEVKRYENWTGRGCCHLALNPICRSTCALSGSRRDLNVSCRPSDEPEFFSCLEKREEAEHCCSNVSDDTCRTICQDLFYKPGKISNLKLYSSKGCFHQIPRCLKTVAEAKHAEDPKQHLHCCNVASSPACLETCRKILHTATTDQEIMDALTDKCRPVLPQSPFWSCLLKSGSSKPARLPLDAGKLSCCTKATKPSCQNLCWRAFQADWESAWLQLDAECLSSSLEGELRRCLEDTDDPCEMGCSGLSYCTRFNDRSTTLFRSCSAAADEAAKLEADHWARGGIVRGLGVPVRAAASCPPETLRAAACLLQLRPCEARIHETRLCREDCLELMASCVDWSAINGPHTAATLCAKLSPARSDASCVSLRPFLEDAQDNESVIRLEEDIVTPCRSNPCAHGEICQLLHFTRQAYRCLPACSLGEMSKQLVPVGSWVQIPRYDQQGCLRICQCTVHGLEKCRTLNCYKFNSCWVHDRFVAHKANFYLECNPCHCFEGEFTCSKKNCGEIRVPSLPCDCPAHYVPVCGRLGFTFASGCLAKCSEMSANEVEFGSCSSRDPCASNPCDSTEKCVPRTRVCLSRLQKSCRQYECVPLDCDPRDEANGPVCDKENRQHRSMCAMIRSGASLGYRGHCLEGCSLRGPVCGTNGEIYANECAAWAERTVVDYFGRCVAVGLIGDQAKPRCGDLVQCPRLIEPYCVGVTPPGACCPVCGGAAKLFYSKKQLDRIYYTMDEDVDKDSVALEVLLSALARQIQVAQCVLRGMMTPDLDIFVIVQPTSKRPSPLQLRACVAETEKLVTRISERSPRITTEVLLGALTRAEIAHSYISSAMTIGGNAARLLLAILLYAIVS
- the LOC126873499 gene encoding reversion-inducing cysteine-rich protein with Kazal motifs isoform X2, producing MVFWGCVNMTLNEVKRYENWTGRGCCHLALNPICRSTCALSGSRRDLNVSCRPSDEPEFFSCLEKREEAEHCCSNVSDDTCRTICQDLFYKPGKISNLKLYSSKGCFHQIPRCLKTVAEAKHAEDPKQHLHCCNVASSPACLETCRKILHTATTDQEIMDALTDKCRPVLPQSPFWSCLLKSGSSKPARLPLDAGKLSCCTKATKPSCQNLCWRAFQADWESAWLQLDAECLSSSLEGELRRCLEDTDDPCEMGCSGLSYCTRFNDRSTTLFRSCSAAADEAAKLEADHWARGGIVRGLGVPVRAAASCPPETLRAAACLLQLRPCEARIHETRLCREDCLELMASCVDWSAINGPHTAATLCAKLSPARSDASCVSLRPFLEDAQDNESVIRLEEDIVTPCRSNPCAHGEICQLLHFTRQAYRCLPACSLGEMSKQLVPVGSWVQIPRYDQQGCLRICQCTVHGLEKCRTLNCYKFNSCWVHDRFVAHKANFYLECNPCHCFEGEFTCSKKNCGEIRVPSLPCDCPAHYVPVCGRLGFTFASGCLAKCSEMSANEVEFGSCSSRDPCASNPCDSTEKCVPRTRVCLSRLQKSCRQYECVPLDCDPRDEANGPVCDKENRQHRSMCAMIRSGASLGYRGHCLEGCSLRGPVCGTNGEIYANECAAWAERTVVDYFGRCVAVGLIGDQAKPRCGDLVQCPRLIEPYCVGVTPPGACCPVCGGAAKLFYSKKQLDRIYYTMDEDVDKDSVALEVLLSALARQIQVAQCVLRGMMTPDLDIFVIVQPTSKRPSPLQLRACVAETEKLVTRISERSPRITTEVLLGALTRAEIAHSYISSAMTIGGNAARLLLAILLYAIVS